A genomic region of Bacteroidales bacterium contains the following coding sequences:
- a CDS encoding 30S ribosomal protein S21: MIIVPVKEGESIDRVLKKFKRKFEKTGVVKELRNRQKYTKPSVIKREQKLKAIYVQGLRDAMD, translated from the coding sequence ATGATTATTGTTCCGGTTAAAGAAGGCGAAAGCATTGACAGAGTCTTAAAGAAGTTTAAACGTAAGTTTGAAAAAACAGGTGTTGTAAAAGAATTGAGAAACCGTCAGAAGTATACTAAACCTTCTGTTATCAAGCGAGAGCAAAAATTAAAGGCAATCTACGTACAAGGTTTGCGGGACGCAATGGACTAA
- the raiA gene encoding ribosome-associated translation inhibitor RaiA — protein sequence MDVNINSIHFTADKKLKQLIQTKVKKLTTFHDGLLSIDVNLKVDKSDKKENKIAEVKLFIRGGDLFAKKQAKTFEEAVDECLDATRRQLLKHKEKERKV from the coding sequence ATGGACGTTAATATTAATTCAATTCATTTTACTGCTGATAAAAAATTGAAGCAACTCATTCAGACTAAAGTTAAAAAGTTAACTACTTTTCATGATGGACTTCTCAGTATCGATGTCAACTTAAAGGTTGATAAGTCTGATAAGAAAGAAAATAAAATTGCTGAAGTAAAACTTTTTATTCGTGGAGGTGATCTGTTTGCAAAAAAACAAGCTAAAACATTTGAAGAAGCTGTTGATGAATGTTTAGATGCTACACGTCGACAATTACTGAAACACAAGGAGAAAGAAAGAAAAGTGTAA
- a CDS encoding T9SS type A sorting domain-containing protein — protein sequence MIKRIILLSFLLSSLFIYAQDVNLSCPQFGDTLTNPSELNIIASSLDYNAGEPAHLHIINAEGGYRKLKLGNNPTTIYNPKVNVSNGGNNQVRIILRDISGTVDWSKIRFRPSSIGSLSLKPYVDEVGGVNSAWTTIIIPLSDFDTSIDFSQIALIEFPYSADAVPFEMDIAKIEFFGGSTPYIWYGDNKTDNIHDGFGGAGQLVASSEAAVEAENTLESIELYVNNILVDSDNTYPFEFNITLTDLGENTIYSIVRFNDNSSKTSDIYTVFLEEFIPLDLSISLTEPKNNDTALLNTAFKIQAEVLGADPSQAAYLSVQNQNSGYLKLKLGYDPINIYAPGKNVIVGGNDKLIITLKNESGFNNWSKLKLRPKSSGSLNLQSYVDNVGGIGNEWTTIEIPLSDFDSSIDFSNLNYMEFPYSADAGAFQLAIKDIVFSGGDQEFRWFGEGKIDNSHDGLGGAGQLIAEIIPAQSNENNIQNVDFYIDNQLIATDNYFPYKTEYFPEEESEYTAYAKVITQNQQSENSATVTFLALKPENPVSDLKISFLEPNTGDSALVNQVLSFSPFIEGEDLEPDIYLKTWNTETGYRKLKFGYDERYIYGQFQDVIAGGNDTLELILKSFSSHTNWNKIRIRPSSLGVLTLEKYISNDAQDWVRIKIPLSDFDTSIDFSNLSFIEFPYSADAGAFEIGIKEVSFIGGSTPFEWFGSNHYNNAHDGTGESGRIFAQLQIPNLNPIKADTVYFMVNGIQESYSTVPPFLFEYESSEETNSSFSFKLIDTFGYSISSEPIDIKFYRFHSEDYSVLTLTFDQDPGDVQVNLAPLKYNKDFAYSFTLDDGKIDGYSYAFKLLNGGDIFETGESFEGIFYSDGCNNAVPFKGSVAWNSVSSSFYDIHINTPDYITWPQLQEIIAADWDVLNHSYSHAAYGDTDYNYQITENQNAVLEKAAYEMTHFVIPSGDLNYVDPAFSLGMQAVYSNKFDFLGYGTGIDIDSPFNTENLKIYRRYMYDDAFNTSNIMDKINEVAEQSQNGNHIWWHDFTHRVIPTPTGGSLVWDTFKYYMQEIAEVYGIEGSDRIWFAPPTEILNYLKIRENTGLNFEKADNTVTVYLSTSEIPTNFEDYFLSLNISADAELLSVNPQFGANVSFANSSATEKLINIEWSQPTMKRMQAIDISTSTEEINDFSISIYPNPINTPRLNVDINSATAEEYDIQLINTLGQKVFSRFFNGKAGQNSFALQLPQLQAGVYYLRIQNENQIIKMEKILIH from the coding sequence ATGATAAAGAGAATTATACTTCTTTCTTTTCTTCTCTCGAGCCTGTTTATTTATGCTCAGGATGTAAATCTGTCTTGCCCACAATTTGGCGATACACTTACAAATCCTTCTGAACTAAACATTATCGCTTCATCTTTGGATTATAACGCGGGAGAACCTGCTCATCTTCACATTATTAATGCGGAAGGCGGCTATAGAAAACTTAAGCTTGGAAATAACCCAACAACTATTTACAATCCTAAAGTAAATGTAAGCAATGGAGGAAATAATCAAGTTCGAATAATTCTACGCGATATTTCAGGAACTGTCGACTGGTCAAAAATAAGATTCCGACCTTCAAGCATAGGCTCACTAAGTTTAAAGCCCTATGTTGATGAAGTTGGAGGTGTAAACTCAGCGTGGACTACCATAATTATTCCTTTAAGCGATTTCGATACATCAATAGATTTTAGTCAAATAGCATTAATAGAATTCCCATACAGCGCAGATGCTGTACCGTTTGAAATGGATATTGCAAAAATTGAATTTTTTGGCGGATCCACACCTTATATATGGTATGGAGATAACAAAACAGACAATATACATGATGGGTTTGGCGGTGCCGGACAATTAGTTGCTAGTTCAGAAGCTGCCGTTGAAGCCGAAAACACATTAGAGTCCATAGAATTATATGTCAATAATATTCTTGTAGATTCAGACAATACTTATCCCTTTGAATTTAATATTACATTAACCGACCTTGGCGAAAACACAATTTATTCAATAGTGCGGTTTAATGACAACAGTTCTAAAACATCAGATATTTACACTGTTTTTCTTGAAGAATTTATTCCTTTAGATTTAAGCATTAGTCTAACAGAGCCGAAGAATAATGATACCGCTCTACTCAATACAGCTTTTAAAATTCAAGCCGAAGTGTTGGGTGCTGATCCAAGTCAAGCAGCCTATTTATCAGTTCAAAATCAAAATTCAGGTTATCTAAAACTAAAACTCGGTTATGACCCCATTAATATTTATGCACCTGGAAAAAATGTAATTGTCGGTGGAAACGACAAGCTTATAATTACTTTAAAAAACGAAAGTGGTTTCAACAACTGGTCAAAATTAAAACTACGTCCAAAATCTTCAGGAAGCCTCAATCTACAATCTTATGTGGATAATGTTGGAGGAATTGGCAACGAATGGACAACAATAGAAATTCCACTATCTGATTTTGATTCTTCCATCGATTTCAGCAACCTAAATTATATGGAATTCCCATACAGTGCAGATGCTGGAGCTTTTCAGTTGGCAATAAAAGATATTGTATTCTCAGGTGGGGATCAGGAATTTAGATGGTTTGGAGAGGGTAAAATTGACAATAGTCACGATGGATTAGGAGGTGCTGGTCAGTTAATTGCCGAAATAATTCCAGCTCAGTCCAATGAAAACAATATTCAAAATGTAGATTTTTATATTGACAATCAGCTTATTGCAACTGATAATTATTTCCCTTATAAAACAGAGTATTTTCCTGAAGAGGAAAGTGAATATACGGCTTATGCGAAAGTCATAACTCAAAATCAACAAAGTGAAAATAGCGCTACCGTCACCTTCTTAGCTTTAAAACCAGAAAATCCAGTTTCAGATTTAAAAATATCATTCCTCGAACCCAATACTGGCGATTCCGCTTTGGTGAATCAAGTATTAAGCTTCAGTCCCTTTATTGAAGGCGAAGATTTAGAACCCGATATTTACTTAAAAACATGGAATACGGAAACGGGATACCGTAAGCTCAAATTTGGATACGATGAAAGATATATCTATGGGCAATTTCAAGATGTTATTGCTGGCGGAAACGATACTTTAGAACTTATTCTAAAATCATTCTCAAGCCATACAAACTGGAACAAAATAAGAATTCGCCCTTCTTCTCTTGGCGTACTCACGCTAGAAAAATACATCAGTAATGATGCCCAAGATTGGGTAAGGATTAAAATACCTTTGAGTGATTTCGACACTTCTATAGATTTTAGCAATCTTTCATTTATTGAATTCCCTTATAGTGCCGATGCTGGAGCTTTTGAAATTGGAATCAAAGAAGTAAGCTTTATTGGTGGATCAACACCCTTTGAGTGGTTTGGATCCAATCATTATAATAATGCTCACGACGGAACAGGAGAAAGCGGACGTATTTTTGCACAGTTACAAATACCAAATCTAAATCCAATAAAAGCAGACACCGTATATTTTATGGTAAATGGTATTCAGGAAAGTTATTCAACAGTGCCTCCTTTCCTTTTTGAATATGAATCTTCTGAAGAAACCAACAGCTCATTCAGCTTTAAGCTTATTGATACGTTTGGATATTCAATATCTTCAGAACCGATTGACATTAAGTTTTACCGCTTTCATAGTGAAGATTACTCCGTTTTAACGCTCACTTTTGATCAAGATCCTGGAGATGTTCAAGTAAACTTAGCTCCTTTAAAATACAATAAAGATTTTGCCTATAGTTTTACATTGGATGATGGAAAAATCGATGGCTATTCCTATGCTTTTAAGCTATTAAATGGAGGTGATATTTTTGAAACAGGAGAATCTTTTGAGGGGATATTTTATTCTGATGGTTGTAACAATGCAGTTCCTTTCAAGGGATCGGTTGCGTGGAACAGTGTAAGCTCATCGTTTTACGATATCCATATCAACACACCAGATTACATCACTTGGCCACAATTGCAAGAAATAATTGCGGCCGATTGGGATGTATTAAATCACAGTTATTCTCACGCAGCTTATGGCGATACAGATTATAACTATCAAATCACTGAGAATCAAAATGCTGTTTTAGAAAAAGCGGCTTATGAAATGACTCATTTTGTGATTCCTAGCGGCGATTTAAATTATGTAGATCCAGCATTTTCTTTAGGTATGCAAGCGGTTTATAGCAATAAATTCGATTTTCTAGGTTATGGAACAGGCATTGATATTGATTCTCCATTTAATACAGAAAACCTAAAAATTTACCGTCGATATATGTACGATGATGCATTCAACACATCAAACATTATGGATAAAATAAACGAAGTTGCTGAACAAAGTCAAAATGGAAATCATATTTGGTGGCACGATTTTACACATCGTGTAATTCCAACGCCAACGGGTGGGAGCTTAGTTTGGGATACTTTTAAATATTATATGCAAGAGATCGCTGAAGTTTATGGCATTGAAGGTTCTGATCGTATTTGGTTTGCTCCGCCAACAGAAATTTTAAACTATTTAAAAATTCGGGAAAATACAGGCTTGAACTTTGAAAAAGCGGATAACACAGTAACTGTTTATTTAAGCACTTCAGAAATCCCAACAAATTTTGAAGATTATTTCTTAAGCCTTAACATTTCTGCTGATGCGGAATTGCTTTCTGTAAATCCTCAATTTGGCGCAAATGTTAGTTTTGCAAATAGTAGTGCCACAGAAAAATTGATAAATATTGAGTGGTCGCAACCAACGATGAAAAGAATGCAAGCCATTGATATTTCAACATCTACTGAAGAGATAAACGATTTCAGTATCTCAATATATCCCAATCCAATAAATACCCCCAGATTAAACGTCGATATAAATTCTGCTACAGCAGAAGAATACGATATTCAACTAATCAATACTCTTGGTCAAAAAGTATTTTCTCGATTTTTTAACGGAAAAGCAGGACAAAATAGCTTTGCATTACAACTACCTCAGCTTCAAGCAGGAGTTTATTATTTAAGAATTCAAAACGAGAACCAAATTATTAAAATGGAAAAAATTCTTATCCATTAA
- a CDS encoding tyrosine-type recombinase/integrase: MFISDFLNYIEFERRYSVHTLNSYSKDLEQFSGFIKETYQVERVKEVDFVFIRSWIALLMEEGNSPRTVNRKISTLKSYFRYLLKVGKIDHNPVLKITGPKARKKLPVFIEEKSMNLLITEFKTPESFEEARDRLVVELFYATGIRRAELIGLKSSDVNLDSKLIKVLGKRNKERLIPIHNSIFSLIDSYLGFKENALTEQSQDPYFFLTVKGKKMYPKLVYRIVNNYLSKVSTQKKKSPHVLRHTFATHMLNHGADLNAVKELLGHANLAATQIYTHNTIEKLKNIYKLAHPKA; encoded by the coding sequence ATGTTCATATCGGATTTCCTTAATTATATAGAATTTGAGCGGCGTTATTCGGTGCATACCTTAAATTCCTATTCCAAGGACTTAGAACAGTTTTCAGGTTTTATTAAAGAAACATATCAAGTTGAAAGAGTTAAAGAAGTAGACTTTGTTTTTATTCGCTCTTGGATTGCTTTGTTGATGGAAGAAGGGAATAGTCCGAGAACAGTAAATCGTAAAATCAGTACACTTAAGTCGTATTTTAGATACCTATTAAAGGTAGGAAAGATAGATCATAATCCGGTTTTGAAGATTACCGGACCAAAAGCGCGAAAGAAGCTTCCTGTTTTTATTGAAGAGAAAAGTATGAATTTACTTATAACTGAATTCAAAACTCCTGAATCTTTTGAAGAAGCACGCGATCGATTAGTTGTAGAGCTGTTTTACGCGACCGGAATACGCCGTGCAGAACTTATCGGGCTTAAATCTAGCGATGTTAATTTAGATAGTAAACTTATTAAAGTCTTAGGAAAAAGAAATAAAGAACGTTTAATTCCTATTCACAATAGTATTTTTTCATTAATTGATTCTTATTTAGGCTTTAAGGAAAATGCTTTAACAGAACAATCTCAAGACCCGTATTTTTTTCTTACTGTAAAAGGTAAAAAGATGTATCCTAAGCTTGTTTATCGAATCGTAAATAACTATCTTAGCAAAGTGAGTACGCAAAAAAAGAAGAGTCCTCATGTGTTGCGTCATACATTTGCAACTCATATGCTAAATCATGGAGCTGATTTGAATGCAGTTAAAGAGTTATTAGGACATGCCAATTTAGCGGCAACGCAAATTTATACGCATAACACTATAGAAAAATTAAAAAATATTTATAAACTAGCCCATCCAAAGGCTTAA
- a CDS encoding helix-turn-helix domain-containing protein → MKTKIIKTKQEYNEACERIYSLINSSAIPIEPATAEGEEIELLSLLVEKYEQENYAMEAPDPVEAIKFRMEQMNLKQADIAPLFGGKTRVSEVLNGKRTLTLKMITLLNRYLGIPLESLMGGNKKIKLEAEKKEELLNISSIRDYLSGRAAALI, encoded by the coding sequence AAATAATAAAAACAAAACAGGAATATAATGAAGCTTGCGAGAGGATTTATAGTCTTATTAATAGCTCTGCAATTCCCATTGAACCAGCTACTGCTGAAGGTGAGGAAATAGAACTCTTATCATTGCTTGTTGAAAAGTATGAGCAAGAGAACTATGCTATGGAAGCTCCCGATCCCGTAGAGGCAATTAAGTTTAGGATGGAACAGATGAATCTAAAACAAGCTGATATAGCTCCTCTTTTTGGAGGCAAGACAAGAGTTTCTGAAGTCTTGAACGGTAAAAGAACCTTAACATTAAAGATGATAACTCTTCTGAATCGCTATTTAGGAATCCCATTGGAATCGTTAATGGGCGGAAATAAAAAGATTAAATTAGAAGCAGAAAAGAAAGAGGAACTTCTGAATATATCATCAATCCGAGATTATTTAAGTGGGAGAGCAGCAGCATTGATTTAA